A genome region from Nicotiana tabacum cultivar K326 chromosome 13, ASM71507v2, whole genome shotgun sequence includes the following:
- the LOC107761757 gene encoding uncharacterized protein LOC107761757, with the protein MVNDEGRHYTICLLEKKCSCWRFQVDELPCPHAWAVLKSKFLMPEDYYSDYYKSKSVVMTYEVPMYPLPDQSEWNIPAHILEEVVLPPKWKRPPRRPKKKHDKPLSELFQKKNQHLCSIYGQGGHNKRNCRNAPRRN; encoded by the coding sequence ATGGTGAATGATGAAGGAAGGCATTACACCATTTGCCTCCTAGAGAAAAAATGCAGTTGTTGGCGGTTCCAAGTTGACGAATTACCATGCCCACATGCTTGGGCTGTCTTGAAAAGCAAGTTTCTAATGCCTGAAGATTATTACTCGGACTATTACAAATCAAAGTCTGTTGTAATGACATACGAGGTGCCCATGTATCCACTGCCCGACCAAAGTGAATGGAATATACCAGCACATATATTAGAGGAAGTTGTCTTACCACCCAAATGGAAAAGACCTCCTAGAAGGCCAAAGAAGAAGCACGATAAGCCGTTAAGTGAATTGTTTCAGAAGAAAAATCAGCATTTGTGTAGTATATATGGGCAGGGAGGACATAATAAGCGTAATTGTAGAAATGCTCCACGTAGGAATTAG